The Tenrec ecaudatus isolate mTenEca1 chromosome 14, mTenEca1.hap1, whole genome shotgun sequence genome contains a region encoding:
- the LOC142426130 gene encoding small EDRK-rich factor 2-like yields MARCNQRELARQKNVTKQSDSVKGKRRDDGLSAAARKQRDSEIMQQKQKKANEKEEPK; encoded by the coding sequence ATGGCCCGCTGTAACCAACGCGAGCTTGCCCGCCAGAAGAATGTGACAAAGCAGAGCGACTCGGTTAAGGGAAAGCGCCGAGATGACGGGCTTTCTGCTGCTGCCCGCAAGCAGAGGGACTCGGAGATcatgcagcagaagcagaaaaagGCAAACGAGAAGGAGGAACCCAAGTAG